GCGACGGCGTGGCCGTACTCGACGCCGACGGCACCTTCCGCTGGCTCCACCACGAGCCCGTCCCCGGCCGCCGCGCCAACGACGCCGCCGTCGCCCCCGACGGCTCCCTGTGGGCCGGCACCATGCGCTACGACGAGGCGCCCGGCGGCGGCACCCTCTCCCGGATCACCGCCGACGGCACCCACACCACCGTCCTCGACGACGTGGCCGTCAGCAACGGCACCGGTTGGAGCCCGGACGGGCGGCTCATGTACTACGTCGACTCGCCCACCCGGCGCGTCGACGTCTTCGACCACGAGGACGGCCGGATCACCGGCCGCCGTACCTTCGTCGCGATCGAGGACGGCGCCGGTTTTCCCGACGGCCTCACCGTCGACGCCGACGGCTGTGTGTGGGTCGCGCTGTGGGACGGGGCGGCCGTCCGCCGCTACACACCGGAAGGTGTGCTGGACCGGGTGATCTCCCTGCCGGTCCCGCGCGTCACCGCCTGCGCGTTCGGCGGCCCGGACCTCACCGACCTGTATGTCACGACGGCCCGGGTGGGACTGAACTCGCCGCATCCGGTGGCGGGTTCGCTGCTGGTGGTGCCGGGAGCCGGGAAGGGCGCGCCCCAACAGCCCTTCGCGGGCTGACTACTCGAGCCCCACCCTCTTCAACTCCTCGGCGGTCAACGGCGGCCCGGTCAGCCGCGGCCGCAACGGCCCCACCGCCGCCGCCAGCAGTACGGAAGGCGCCAGCAGCACCTCCGCCCGCCGCTCCAGCGACGTCACGTCGGTGACGCGGCGGGCGATCCGGCCGTTGCCGGTGGCCGTGTACATCAGCCGGTCGACGTACGCGGACACGAGCCGGTCCCGCCGCGTCGGCCCGTCCTCGGTGGCCCCCGGGTAGAACACGTCCTGCCCGATCGCAAGATCCCACGCGGCCCCGACCGGCCGGGCGACCGCCTTCTGGACCCGGCGGGACAGGCCGGGTGTGCCCCAGCCGTGCCGCCGTACCAGCCCTCGCAGGGCCACCGCACCCTGCGCCGCCACCGACATGCCGTGCCCGTACACCGGGTTGAACGCGGCGACGGCGTCTCCCAGCACGACGAGGTTCTCGGGCCACGCAGGCATCCGCTCGTAGAAGACCCGGCGGTTGGCGGTCGTACGGGTGAGGGTCACGTCCGTCAGCGGCTCGGCCTGCTCGAGGAGGTCGGCGATGACGGGGTGGCGCAGCTCCGCGCGGGCGTACCGGGCGAAGTCGGCGGGGTCGGCGGTGGGTTCTGCGCCGCGGGTGCCGCACAGGGTCACCAGCCACTGTCCGTCCTCGATCGGCAGCAGCACGCCGCCGCGTCCCGGACCGGAACGCGGGTCGAGCTGGACGTTGACGACGGGGAAACCGTCGCGGGCGGCCTCGGGAGCGCGGAAGAGGCGGCTGGCGTAGGTGAGGCCGGAGTCCACGGTACGGCTGCGGGGGGCGGGCAGGCCGAGCTCGGCCAGCCAGTGCGGGGTTCGCGAGGCGCGGCCGGTCGCGTCGATCACCAGGTCGGCGCGCAGGGCGCGTTCGGCTCCGGCCACCCGGACGCGGACGCCGGTGACCGCGGCACCCGTGCCGTCGAGCCCGAGCACCTCGGCGCCCTCCAGCAGCTCGATCCGTTCGTCGGTCAGCACCTGGGCGCGGACCGTGGCGTCCAGCAGGTCCCTGCTGGAGAGCAGCATGAAGTGCGACTCGGCCCAGCGGCGGAACCAGCCCTGCGGGGACAGCGCCACCATGTCCGTGGTCACCGGCAGCCGGTGCGCCCCCGCCGCCCGCAGGCGCCCGGTCACCCCCGGCAGCAGCTCCTCCAGCGCGACCGCTCCGCCGGACCACAGCTGGTGGACGTGGCGGGCCTGCGGAAGTCCCTTGCGGGGCACGGGCCCGGTGGGCAGGACATCGCGTTCCACGACGACGACCCGGTCGGCGAGCCCGGCCAGGGCGGCCGCCGCGAGCATGCCGGTGTGGGACCCCCCGAGGACGACGGCGAGTCTGGCGGGGGAGGGGCGTTCAGTCATGCGTGGACATGCTCTCTGCCGGGACGGCCGCGCGGGCGCGTACCGCCGTGATCTCGTCGGGACTGCGCAGCGCCGCGGAGACGGCGTGGATCTCCTGAAGCAGGTAGGCGGTGTCGAGCGCGGCTGTGTCGCCGCCGTCGGCGGTGTGCCGCCCGGTCTCCACGGCCTCCAGGATCGTCACGGCGGCGGCGAGGGCCCGGGCCCGGGCGGGCTCGGCGCCGAGCGCGAGGGCGGCGTCGTGCGAGCGTTGTCGCAGGTCCTCGTCGAGGTGCCGGGAGAGCTGGAGGAGCGCGTCGCGGATGTAGGTCTCCCGGCGGATCAGGCGGATCTCGGGGGTCGCCTGGAGGGAGAGGGGCTCGCGGGTGCCCGGGACGGCCCGCAGCGCCCGGGCCAGCGGTTTCAGTTCCCGGCGCCGGCGGCGCAGCAGCCAGCGCTCGTGCAGGTACTGCCCGGCGTGCGGGACGATGACGCCGGTCGCGACCATGGTTGCCCCGATGCAGGCGGCGGACGGCGCGATGTTGGTGTTGAGCCAGTCCAGGTCGTGCCCGGTCCACCGGGCCACGATGGCGGTGAACTTGGCGGCGCTGAACGCGAGATTGGTGACGTAGCCGACGCTCATGAACCTGAGGCCCCAGCGCAGCCAGCCGTCGAGTCCGTCGGTGCGGATCCAGGTCCAGATGAGCCGGGCGGTGATCAGACAGGCCGCCGTGTGCACGATCAGGTAGAGGAGGATCTCCTCGCGCATGAACGGCGTACTGGCGTAGTAGGTGTCCAGGTTCCTGATCTGTTCGACGGGCACGTCGGCGCAGGCGAACAGGACCCACAGGGCGACCACCACGGCCGTGTAGAGGCCGACCACCCACCGGGTGGCCCGCCGGGTCACCTCGCGGCGGTCGGGGTGGCCGTTGCGCCAGTGCACCACCAGCAGCAGCCAGGACGCGGACAGCGCGGTGATCAGGGAGTACACCCAGGGGGCCGCGATGTTCGGGACGCCGGTCACCCGGTTCAGCCAGGCGATGGTGCTCGGCGCCGCGAAGACGAACACCGCGCAGGCGACCAGCAGCAGGCCGCCGACGGCGCGCAGCAGGGGGTCCCGCCACAGCTTGACGATGCTGGGCAGCTTGATCGCCAGGGCGGCGCCCAGGACCAGGCCCGGGAGCCAGAAGGAGATGTACAGGCCGGTGAAGAAGGCGGCCGGGCCCTCTGCCAGGTGCTGGGACGTCACAGGGCACCGCCTCCGCGTCCCCGGTAGCCGAGCGACCGCTGGACCGGGTCGGATCCGGCGCTGCCGCCTCCTTGCGTCACCACCTGCCGGAAGGCGGCCGCCAGCCGGTGCCCGAAGTCGTCGGCCTCGGCCTCGTCCGCGGCCCGGGAGCCGTTGCGGGCGGCCACCGTCAGGGCGACGGAGTCCCAGCCGGGGCGGCTCGCGAGGGCGTCGGCCGCGGCCGCGTGGTGATGGGCGTGGCCCGCGTGCAGATGCCACAGCTCATGGCCCAGGATGACCAACTGCTGCATCGCCTCGGCGCGTTCCTCGACGATGACGAGGTCGAAGTCCTGGAACTCCACCCACAGCCCGGTGACCGCGATCTCGTCGGGGAAGCGCTCGAAGCGCAGGTCGACGGGGCGGCCGCCGCGGCGGGCGCTCATCTCCTGGCACAGGGCCCGGCACAGCTCGGGCACGTCGGCCGGGGGACGGGGTCTGGCCCGGACCGCGGCGGTGAGGTGGGAGACCAGTTCGCGCATGGCCGAGGTCGCACGGGTGCGTCGTAGCGCCGAGGCGATCCGGGCCGCACTCCTGCGCGCACCCGCGATGTCCATCCCACCCCCTGAGCCTTCCCGCCGCCGTAGGACGGGCTGTTCGAGAGTACGCGCCCCGAAGTGTCCCGTCACGCGATCCGATTTTGCTGCACGCCCCATTGACTGGAAAGCGCTTCCTGCCTACGGTCCCGTTCGAAGTTACGAGCGCAATTCGAGATCTCGAACAGATGGGCAGGGTATGGGACGACCCGACCTGAGTCGCAGACACCTTCTCGGCGCGGCCGGCGGCCTCACCGTCGCCGCGAGCTTCGGCTTCGCGGCCCTCGGCACCGGCGCCGACGCGCTCGCCTCCGGCGCGGACACCCGGGTGCGCTACTGGAACCTCTTCAGCGGCGGCGACGGCGCCAACATGATCGCGATGCTGGACGCCTTCCGGCACAGCCACCCGGACATCGACGTGAAGGACTCCACCCTCCAGTGGGGCAACCCCTTCTACACCAAGCTCGCCATGGCCGCCGCGGGCAACCGCGCACCCGACCTCGGCGTCATGCACATGGGCCGGGTCACGGGCTTCTCGCCCGGCCGCCTCCTCGACCCCTGGGACGTCGACCTGCTCGCCAAGTACGGCGTGCGGGAGCAGGACTACAACCCGGCCCTGTGGAAGCGCGGGGTCATCGACGGCAAGCTGTACGCCCTCCCGCTCGACATCCACGTCCAGCTCTGCTTCTACCGCAAGGACGTGCTCGGCAAGGCGGGCCTGCTCGGTGACGACGGGCGGATGATCCCGGTCACCTCCACCGACGAGTGGTTCGACGTCCTGAAGAAGGCCAAGTCCGCGCAGAAGAAGGGCCTCCAGACGATCGGCCTGTGGACCAACGACCAGAACTTCCAGTGGTGGTTCTTCGTCGCCTTCTACACCCAGCTCGGCGGCAAGTGGTTCGACGACGCCAACACCGAGGTCCTCTTCGACCCCGACAAGGCCACCCAGGTCCTGGAGTTCCTCCGCAGGCACGTCACCGACGGGTACGTCATCCCCGGCGCCCCCACCGGCGAACAGTTCATCAACGGCGCCCCCTTCACCTGGGAGGGCAACTGGTC
Above is a window of Streptomyces griseorubiginosus DNA encoding:
- a CDS encoding SMP-30/gluconolactonase/LRE family protein gives rise to the protein MTRLSRYDVAVRAEAALGEGPTWDATGNRLLWIDILGARLHTYDPATGRRTVRVLDQHIGAVKPRAGGGLVLNLRDGVAVLDADGTFRWLHHEPVPGRRANDAAVAPDGSLWAGTMRYDEAPGGGTLSRITADGTHTTVLDDVAVSNGTGWSPDGRLMYYVDSPTRRVDVFDHEDGRITGRRTFVAIEDGAGFPDGLTVDADGCVWVALWDGAAVRRYTPEGVLDRVISLPVPRVTACAFGGPDLTDLYVTTARVGLNSPHPVAGSLLVVPGAGKGAPQQPFAG
- a CDS encoding FAD-dependent oxidoreductase; the encoded protein is MTERPSPARLAVVLGGSHTGMLAAAALAGLADRVVVVERDVLPTGPVPRKGLPQARHVHQLWSGGAVALEELLPGVTGRLRAAGAHRLPVTTDMVALSPQGWFRRWAESHFMLLSSRDLLDATVRAQVLTDERIELLEGAEVLGLDGTGAAVTGVRVRVAGAERALRADLVIDATGRASRTPHWLAELGLPAPRSRTVDSGLTYASRLFRAPEAARDGFPVVNVQLDPRSGPGRGGVLLPIEDGQWLVTLCGTRGAEPTADPADFARYARAELRHPVIADLLEQAEPLTDVTLTRTTANRRVFYERMPAWPENLVVLGDAVAAFNPVYGHGMSVAAQGAVALRGLVRRHGWGTPGLSRRVQKAVARPVGAAWDLAIGQDVFYPGATEDGPTRRDRLVSAYVDRLMYTATGNGRIARRVTDVTSLERRAEVLLAPSVLLAAAVGPLRPRLTGPPLTAEELKRVGLE
- a CDS encoding MAB_1171c family putative transporter; translated protein: MTSQHLAEGPAAFFTGLYISFWLPGLVLGAALAIKLPSIVKLWRDPLLRAVGGLLLVACAVFVFAAPSTIAWLNRVTGVPNIAAPWVYSLITALSASWLLLVVHWRNGHPDRREVTRRATRWVVGLYTAVVVALWVLFACADVPVEQIRNLDTYYASTPFMREEILLYLIVHTAACLITARLIWTWIRTDGLDGWLRWGLRFMSVGYVTNLAFSAAKFTAIVARWTGHDLDWLNTNIAPSAACIGATMVATGVIVPHAGQYLHERWLLRRRRRELKPLARALRAVPGTREPLSLQATPEIRLIRRETYIRDALLQLSRHLDEDLRQRSHDAALALGAEPARARALAAAVTILEAVETGRHTADGGDTAALDTAYLLQEIHAVSAALRSPDEITAVRARAAVPAESMSTHD
- a CDS encoding toxin-antitoxin system, toxin component family protein, whose translation is MDIAGARRSAARIASALRRTRATSAMRELVSHLTAAVRARPRPPADVPELCRALCQEMSARRGGRPVDLRFERFPDEIAVTGLWVEFQDFDLVIVEERAEAMQQLVILGHELWHLHAGHAHHHAAAADALASRPGWDSVALTVAARNGSRAADEAEADDFGHRLAAAFRQVVTQGGGSAGSDPVQRSLGYRGRGGGAL
- a CDS encoding extracellular solute-binding protein, with amino-acid sequence MGRPDLSRRHLLGAAGGLTVAASFGFAALGTGADALASGADTRVRYWNLFSGGDGANMIAMLDAFRHSHPDIDVKDSTLQWGNPFYTKLAMAAAGNRAPDLGVMHMGRVTGFSPGRLLDPWDVDLLAKYGVREQDYNPALWKRGVIDGKLYALPLDIHVQLCFYRKDVLGKAGLLGDDGRMIPVTSTDEWFDVLKKAKSAQKKGLQTIGLWTNDQNFQWWFFVAFYTQLGGKWFDDANTEVLFDPDKATQVLEFLRRHVTDGYVIPGAPTGEQFINGAPFTWEGNWSVPVFSGAKLDYGATPLPPVFGRQATHAESHAFVLPHQANRGGATNEGAHRLAAYVVTHALQWAAGGHIPAYTPTLSTAAYKKLTPQNEYVSAMDHQATEPKVWFAGSTGVLAQDLGPVVVSSTMGSAKPASVAQTMKKHLTKLLASKNPMDGRTAAQGGAVA